From a region of the Streptomyces sp. NBC_00193 genome:
- the mycP gene encoding type VII secretion-associated serine protease mycosin, whose protein sequence is MTRRALLPAALALGALFVVTAAPPAAADAIRDRQWGLTALRAEEAWGTTKGDGVTVAVLDTGVDPTHPDLVGQVLEGADLVGMGAGRGDGAWARHGTAMAGIIAGHGHGSLGLGGVLGIAPQAKILPVRVILEEKDPKRDQARENKGGALAEGIRWAADHGADVINLSLGDDSSSAHHEAAEDEAVQYALGKGVVVVASAGNGGEDGDRISYPAAYPGVIAVTAVDRKNKKAPFSTRNWYATVSAPGVDVVIADPNRSYYEGWGTSAASAFVSGAVALLKAAHPDLSPAQIKNLLEDTASGSPPGGRDDSRGFGLVDPAAALQAADGMAPEPVLPVPVAAASPYFGAGPDPVPAPGPWARFGAPAGVAGGLVLLVAAGVLARRHRAGRQDPYAG, encoded by the coding sequence ATGACCCGCCGCGCCCTGCTCCCGGCCGCCCTCGCGCTCGGAGCCCTGTTCGTCGTCACCGCCGCGCCGCCGGCCGCCGCCGACGCCATCCGCGACCGCCAGTGGGGGCTGACGGCCCTGCGCGCCGAGGAGGCCTGGGGCACCACCAAGGGCGACGGGGTCACCGTGGCCGTCCTCGACACCGGGGTCGACCCGACCCACCCCGACCTGGTCGGCCAGGTCCTGGAGGGCGCCGACCTCGTCGGCATGGGCGCCGGACGCGGCGACGGGGCCTGGGCCCGCCACGGCACCGCCATGGCGGGGATCATCGCCGGGCACGGCCACGGCTCCCTCGGCCTCGGAGGCGTCCTCGGCATCGCCCCCCAGGCGAAGATCCTCCCGGTCCGGGTGATCCTGGAGGAGAAGGACCCCAAGCGGGACCAGGCCCGGGAGAACAAGGGCGGCGCCCTCGCCGAGGGCATCCGCTGGGCCGCCGACCACGGCGCCGACGTGATCAACCTCTCGCTCGGCGACGACAGCAGCTCCGCCCACCACGAGGCCGCCGAGGACGAGGCCGTCCAGTACGCCCTGGGCAAGGGCGTGGTCGTCGTCGCCTCCGCAGGCAACGGCGGCGAGGACGGCGACCGCATCTCGTACCCGGCCGCCTACCCCGGGGTCATCGCCGTCACGGCCGTCGACCGCAAGAACAAGAAGGCGCCCTTCTCCACCCGCAACTGGTACGCCACCGTCAGCGCCCCGGGCGTCGACGTGGTCATCGCCGACCCCAACCGCTCCTACTACGAGGGCTGGGGCACCAGTGCCGCCTCCGCCTTCGTCTCCGGCGCCGTCGCCCTGCTCAAGGCCGCCCACCCCGACCTGTCCCCGGCGCAGATCAAGAACCTGCTGGAGGACACCGCCTCCGGCTCCCCGCCCGGCGGCCGCGACGACTCCCGCGGCTTCGGCCTGGTGGACCCGGCCGCCGCCCTGCAGGCCGCGGACGGGATGGCCCCCGAACCGGTGCTGCCCGTACCCGTCGCGGCCGCGAGCCCCTACTTCGGTGCCGGCCCCGACCCGGTGCCCGCCCCCGGGCCCTGGGCCCGCTTCGGAGCCCCGGCGGGCGTGGCCGGCGGGCTGGTCCTGCTCGTGGCGGCCGGCGTACTGGCCCGGCGGCACCGGGCCGGACGGCAGGATCCCTACGCGGGATAG
- a CDS encoding SseB family protein — translation MANKNIPDPGFSDDDGSADPRLSAALAAWAVDRAKEPEVLAALRDARLLVPVVAVLGEVETDPETGLKREKTSDMAVPTLRAGDRRALPAFTSIASLALWDPAARPVAVPLHQALAAAAHEKADTIVLDLSGPVPYQLAGPALLALAEGRTDAGPLADPAVREAVRAVVTAEPAVLGAHLGPGGADADGTLAIVLAAGPQAAAAARRVAEALAADETLRARLVGGLDLALLPEGAPVPPGEPLFTR, via the coding sequence GTGGCGAACAAAAACATCCCCGACCCCGGTTTCTCCGACGACGACGGCTCCGCCGATCCCCGGCTGAGCGCGGCCCTGGCCGCCTGGGCCGTGGACAGAGCCAAGGAGCCGGAGGTACTGGCGGCCCTCAGGGACGCCCGCCTGCTGGTTCCCGTCGTCGCGGTCCTCGGCGAGGTCGAGACCGACCCCGAGACCGGACTCAAGCGCGAGAAGACCAGCGACATGGCCGTCCCGACCCTGCGGGCGGGGGACCGGCGGGCCCTGCCCGCCTTCACCTCCATCGCCTCGCTGGCCCTGTGGGACCCGGCCGCCCGCCCGGTGGCGGTACCGCTGCACCAGGCGCTGGCCGCCGCCGCGCACGAGAAGGCCGACACCATCGTCCTCGACCTGTCCGGACCGGTCCCGTACCAGCTCGCGGGCCCCGCGCTGCTCGCGCTCGCCGAGGGCCGTACGGACGCCGGTCCGCTCGCCGACCCCGCCGTGCGCGAGGCCGTACGGGCCGTCGTGACCGCAGAACCGGCCGTACTCGGCGCCCACCTGGGCCCGGGCGGCGCGGACGCCGACGGAACCCTGGCCATCGTGCTGGCGGCCGGCCCGCAGGCCGCGGCGGCGGCCCGCCGGGTGGCCGAGGCCCTGGCGGCCGACGAGACCCTGCGCGCACGCCTCGTGGGCGGACTGGACCTGGCGCTGCTCCCCGAGGGGGCCCCGGTCCCGCCGGGCGAGCCGCTCTTCACGCGCTGA
- a CDS encoding IS1182 family transposase, with protein sequence MSLRGVSLGEVPAGTERLARAVFPKGCLAMRLRDTLGPVFQDADFAGLFPSRGRPALSPARLALVSVLQFVEGLTDRQAAHAVRSRIDWKFALALELDDTGFDFSVLSEFRTRLADGEAGRAVFDAVLEAAGSAGLLKTAGRQRTDSTHVLAATHALNRLEQVVETLRAALNEIAQAAGDWLSALVEPEWFDRYSSRPEDRLFPSRWAARIEHGDQTGADGMTLLTALWSPAAPPALRMLPQVELLRRVWVQQFQHVDGVVKWREPKNLPPGRMRYCTPYDLDARTGAKVDRAWDGFKVHLTETCEPDAPHLVTNVETTVASVSDMEMTPVIHNELAARGRTPDIHLVDAGYVDANNLATALHDHGINLVGPVKTNTGWQAKAGTGFSIDAFTVDWDNQRAICPNGKISKQWGRQTHRTEGPVFYARFAPADCRPCPSKPQCTRAPKREITFRPRGEHEALAQARIDQQSPEWQRRYGHRAGVEGTIAQGVHAFGLRRARYRGLVKTRLQHQLTAAAMNFARLDAWLTGRPLAPTRTPPFAALRPTG encoded by the coding sequence GTGTCGTTGCGTGGGGTGTCTTTGGGAGAGGTCCCGGCCGGGACTGAGCGGCTGGCGCGGGCGGTGTTTCCCAAGGGGTGCCTGGCGATGCGGCTGCGGGACACGCTGGGGCCGGTGTTCCAGGACGCGGACTTCGCCGGCCTGTTTCCGTCCCGGGGGCGTCCGGCGCTCTCGCCTGCGAGGCTCGCGCTGGTGTCGGTTCTGCAGTTCGTGGAAGGGCTGACGGACCGGCAAGCAGCTCACGCGGTGCGCTCGCGCATCGACTGGAAGTTCGCCCTGGCCCTGGAGCTGGACGACACCGGGTTCGACTTCTCCGTACTCAGCGAGTTCCGCACCCGGCTGGCTGACGGCGAGGCAGGCCGGGCGGTGTTCGACGCGGTGCTGGAGGCTGCCGGCAGTGCGGGGCTGTTGAAGACCGCTGGGCGCCAGCGCACCGACTCCACTCACGTGCTCGCCGCGACGCACGCCCTGAACCGCCTGGAACAGGTAGTGGAGACTCTGCGGGCCGCGCTGAACGAGATCGCCCAGGCCGCCGGTGACTGGCTGTCCGCCCTCGTCGAGCCGGAGTGGTTCGACCGCTACAGCTCCCGCCCGGAGGACCGCCTGTTCCCCAGCCGGTGGGCGGCCCGCATCGAGCACGGAGACCAGACAGGCGCCGACGGCATGACCCTCCTGACGGCCCTGTGGTCCCCGGCCGCACCGCCCGCACTGCGGATGCTGCCGCAGGTGGAGCTTTTGCGCCGGGTGTGGGTGCAGCAGTTCCAGCATGTCGACGGCGTCGTGAAGTGGCGGGAGCCGAAGAACTTACCGCCGGGCCGGATGCGTTACTGCACCCCATATGACCTGGACGCCCGCACCGGGGCGAAGGTCGACCGGGCCTGGGACGGGTTCAAGGTGCACCTCACCGAGACCTGCGAACCCGACGCCCCGCACCTGGTCACGAACGTCGAGACCACCGTCGCGTCGGTATCCGACATGGAAATGACCCCGGTCATCCACAACGAGCTCGCCGCCCGCGGCCGGACCCCGGACATTCATCTGGTCGACGCCGGATACGTCGACGCCAACAACCTGGCGACCGCACTGCACGACCACGGCATCAACCTGGTCGGACCGGTGAAGACGAACACCGGCTGGCAGGCGAAAGCCGGCACCGGCTTCTCCATCGACGCCTTCACCGTCGACTGGGACAACCAGCGGGCGATCTGCCCGAACGGCAAGATCAGCAAGCAGTGGGGCCGACAGACGCACCGCACCGAAGGCCCGGTCTTCTACGCCCGCTTCGCGCCGGCGGACTGCCGCCCCTGTCCTTCCAAGCCGCAGTGCACCCGGGCACCGAAACGCGAGATCACATTCCGCCCTCGTGGAGAACACGAGGCCCTGGCCCAGGCACGGATCGACCAGCAGAGCCCCGAGTGGCAACGCCGCTACGGCCACCGCGCGGGCGTCGAAGGCACCATCGCCCAAGGCGTGCATGCCTTCGGCCTGCGCAGAGCCCGCTACCGCGGCCTCGTGAAGACCCGGCTGCAGCACCAGCTGACCGCAGCGGCCATGAACTTCGCCCGGCTCGACGCCTGGCTCACCGGCCGCCCCCTCGCACCGACCCGGACACCCCCCTTCGCAGCACTCCGCCCCACTGGATAA
- a CDS encoding DUF1844 domain-containing protein — MTDATPSGSTPESAASPAAPDYDDLTRDIADVPAVEVITTVAVHLLSAAAVNLGLDKPDSEYKDLDEARKLITALAGLVTASATEISSFHAAPLRDGLKSLQLAFREASLVQDEPGQGPGEKFTGPVYA; from the coding sequence ATGACTGACGCGACACCCTCCGGTTCCACGCCCGAATCCGCTGCATCTCCTGCAGCCCCCGACTACGACGACCTGACCCGCGACATCGCGGACGTGCCGGCCGTCGAGGTCATCACCACCGTGGCCGTCCACCTGCTGAGTGCGGCGGCGGTCAACCTGGGCCTGGACAAGCCGGACTCCGAGTACAAGGACCTCGACGAGGCCCGCAAGCTGATCACCGCCCTGGCCGGGCTGGTCACCGCGAGCGCCACCGAGATCAGCTCCTTCCACGCCGCCCCGCTGCGCGACGGCCTGAAGTCCCTCCAGCTCGCCTTCCGCGAGGCCTCGCTGGTGCAGGACGAGCCGGGGCAGGGCCCGGGCGAGAAGTTCACGGGTCCCGTGTACGCGTAA
- the infC gene encoding translation initiation factor IF-3: MWCYRGGSISTEPRINDRIRVPEVRLVGPSGEQVGIVPLAKALELAQEYDLDLVEVAASARPPVCKLMDYGKFKYESAMKAREARKNQAHTVIKEMKLRPKIDPHDYDTKKGHVVRFLKQGDKVKITIMFRGREQSRPELGYRLLQRLASDVEELGFIESNPKQDGRNMIMVLGPHKKKTEAMAEAREAQAARKAERQGVAVSDESGDEALAADAALEAENAALEAEDVDAEDASDEADEATDAAEAGTDEAAASDEASAQA; the protein is encoded by the coding sequence GTGTGGTGCTACCGAGGAGGATCCATCAGCACCGAGCCCCGCATCAACGACCGGATTCGCGTTCCCGAGGTACGACTCGTCGGCCCGAGTGGCGAGCAGGTCGGCATCGTGCCGCTTGCCAAGGCGCTTGAGCTCGCGCAGGAGTACGACCTCGACCTGGTCGAGGTCGCGGCGTCCGCACGCCCGCCGGTCTGCAAGCTCATGGACTACGGCAAGTTCAAGTACGAGTCGGCCATGAAGGCCCGTGAGGCGCGCAAGAACCAGGCGCACACGGTCATCAAGGAAATGAAGCTCCGGCCGAAGATCGACCCGCACGACTATGACACCAAGAAGGGTCACGTCGTTCGGTTCCTCAAGCAGGGCGACAAGGTCAAGATCACGATCATGTTCCGTGGTCGCGAGCAGTCCAGGCCGGAACTCGGCTACCGACTGCTGCAGCGTCTCGCTTCGGACGTCGAGGAGCTCGGCTTCATCGAGTCGAACCCGAAGCAGGACGGCCGAAACATGATCATGGTTCTCGGTCCGCACAAGAAGAAGACCGAGGCGATGGCCGAAGCCCGCGAGGCGCAGGCCGCCCGCAAGGCCGAGCGCCAGGGTGTTGCGGTCAGCGACGAGAGTGGTGACGAGGCCCTGGCCGCCGACGCCGCGCTCGAGGCCGAGAACGCTGCACTCGAAGCCGAGGACGTGGACGCGGAGGACGCTTCCGACGAAGCGGACGAGGCGACCGACGCGGCCGAGGCCGGCACCGACGAGGCAGCCGCCTCGGACGAGGCCTCTGCCCAGGCCTGA
- the rpmI gene encoding 50S ribosomal protein L35 yields MPKNKTHSGTKKRFKITGSGKVLRERAGKRHLLEHKSSRVTRRLTGTAEMAPGDAAKIKKLLGK; encoded by the coding sequence ATGCCGAAGAACAAGACGCACTCCGGGACCAAGAAGCGCTTCAAGATCACCGGCTCCGGCAAGGTGCTCCGCGAGCGCGCCGGCAAGCGCCACCTGCTCGAGCACAAGTCGTCCCGTGTCACCCGCCGCCTGACCGGCACCGCGGAGATGGCCCCCGGCGACGCCGCGAAGATCAAGAAGCTTCTCGGCAAGTGA
- the rplT gene encoding 50S ribosomal protein L20 translates to MARVKRAVNAHKKRRAILEAAKGYRGQRSRLYRKAKEQVTHSLVYNFNDRKKRKGDFRRLWIQRINAAARQNGMTYNRLIQGLNAANIEVDRKILAELAVNDANAFAALVEVAQKALPADVNAPKVAA, encoded by the coding sequence GTGGCACGCGTCAAGCGGGCAGTAAACGCGCACAAGAAGCGCCGGGCAATCCTCGAGGCGGCCAAGGGCTACCGCGGTCAGCGTTCGCGCCTGTACCGCAAGGCCAAGGAGCAGGTCACCCACTCCCTGGTCTACAACTTCAACGACCGCAAGAAGCGCAAGGGTGACTTCCGTCGCCTCTGGATCCAGCGCATCAACGCGGCTGCCCGTCAGAACGGCATGACGTACAACCGCCTCATCCAGGGTCTGAACGCCGCCAACATCGAGGTGGACCGCAAGATCCTCGCCGAGCTGGCCGTCAACGACGCCAACGCGTTCGCCGCGCTGGTCGAGGTCGCGCAGAAGGCCCTCCCGGCCGACGTCAACGCCCCGAAGGTCGCTGCCTAA
- a CDS encoding RNA methyltransferase, translated as MGTPAELISPRSTRVAAARRLARRNFRTKERRFIAEGPQAVREAVEHRGADGESTLIELFATVEAAERYADIVDAAYAAGARVHYASDEVLAEVSQTVTPQGLVGVCHFLDSPFEEILKARPKLVAVLAHVRDPGNAGTVLRCADAAGADAVVLTDASVDLYNPKSVRASVGSLFHLPVAVGVPVEQAVEGLRAAGVRILAADGAGTDDLDAELDAGTMGTPSAWIFGNEAWGLPEETRALADAVVRVPIHGKAESLNLATAAAVCLYASARAQRAPGGCRSVTPS; from the coding sequence ATGGGCACCCCCGCCGAGCTGATCTCCCCCCGGTCCACCCGGGTGGCCGCCGCCAGGCGTCTGGCGCGACGTAATTTCCGCACCAAGGAGCGCCGCTTCATCGCCGAGGGCCCGCAGGCCGTGCGCGAGGCCGTGGAACACCGCGGCGCCGACGGCGAGTCCACGCTGATCGAGCTGTTCGCGACCGTGGAGGCCGCCGAGCGCTACGCCGACATCGTCGACGCCGCGTACGCCGCCGGGGCCCGGGTCCACTACGCCTCCGACGAGGTGCTCGCGGAGGTCTCGCAGACGGTCACCCCGCAGGGCCTGGTCGGCGTCTGCCACTTCCTGGACTCGCCGTTCGAGGAGATCCTCAAGGCCCGGCCCAAGCTCGTCGCCGTCCTCGCGCACGTCCGCGACCCCGGCAACGCCGGTACGGTGCTGCGCTGCGCGGACGCCGCCGGAGCCGACGCGGTCGTGCTGACCGACGCCTCCGTGGACCTGTACAACCCCAAGTCGGTACGCGCCTCCGTGGGCTCCCTCTTCCACCTCCCGGTGGCCGTCGGCGTGCCCGTGGAGCAGGCCGTCGAGGGGCTGCGCGCGGCCGGCGTGCGGATCCTCGCCGCCGACGGGGCCGGCACGGACGACCTCGACGCCGAGCTCGACGCGGGCACCATGGGCACCCCCTCGGCCTGGATCTTCGGCAACGAGGCCTGGGGCCTGCCCGAGGAGACCAGGGCGCTCGCCGACGCGGTCGTACGGGTCCCGATCCACGGAAAGGCCGAGAGCCTGAACCTCGCCACGGCCGCCGCCGTGTGCCTGTACGCCTCCGCGCGTGCACAGCGGGCGCCCGGAGGGTGCCGCTCCGTGACCCCCAGCTAG
- a CDS encoding ATP-binding protein, protein MTVGTNSSPGAAKAAGAPVLATVPQLAAPAARVPVQQPQGASAPPSPARSAPVGHVGPASPVAEGPDAPEDADGHGEYAALGIDPDDLPDGLVIADAAGRVICFNSAAARITALVAGEALGLGIERALPLEDLEGRRWWALTDPYGGLATRRGQPERNLLLPGGREVLVSARYVRTHPKGPVRRLVITLRGTEARRRTERSHAELIATVAHELRSPLTSVKGFTATLLAKWERFTDDQKRLMLETVDADANRVTRLIAELLDISRIDSGRLEVRRQPVDISTAVGRHVQALTANGQAPERFLVSVSRPLPDLWADPDKIDQILGNLLENAVRHGEGTVTIDVTPTSFANAAGKTEKGTAVTVTDEGPGIPEESMKRVFTRFWRGSKRGGTGLGLYIVKGIVEAHGGTITVGRGPGGGAEFRFILPVGAPAYLTQ, encoded by the coding sequence ATGACCGTCGGTACGAACAGCTCGCCAGGTGCCGCCAAGGCGGCCGGCGCACCGGTCCTGGCGACCGTGCCCCAGCTGGCCGCCCCCGCCGCCCGGGTGCCCGTGCAGCAGCCCCAGGGGGCCTCCGCCCCGCCCTCACCGGCCCGGAGCGCGCCCGTAGGCCACGTAGGCCCCGCAAGCCCAGTCGCAGAGGGGCCGGACGCCCCGGAGGACGCGGACGGGCACGGCGAGTACGCCGCGCTCGGGATCGACCCCGACGACCTGCCCGACGGGCTCGTCATCGCGGACGCCGCCGGCCGGGTCATCTGCTTCAACTCCGCCGCCGCCCGGATCACCGCCCTCGTGGCGGGCGAGGCCCTCGGCCTGGGCATCGAGCGCGCCCTCCCGCTGGAGGACCTCGAAGGCCGCCGCTGGTGGGCGCTGACGGACCCCTACGGAGGCCTCGCCACCCGGCGCGGACAGCCCGAGCGCAACCTGCTGCTCCCCGGCGGCCGCGAGGTGCTCGTCTCCGCCCGGTACGTGCGCACCCACCCCAAGGGCCCGGTGCGCCGGCTCGTGATCACCCTGCGGGGCACCGAGGCCCGGCGGCGCACCGAGCGCAGCCACGCCGAGCTGATCGCCACCGTCGCGCACGAACTGCGCTCCCCGCTCACCTCCGTGAAGGGGTTCACGGCGACCCTGCTCGCCAAGTGGGAGCGGTTCACCGACGACCAGAAGCGATTGATGCTGGAGACCGTCGACGCCGACGCGAACCGCGTCACCCGGCTCATCGCCGAGCTCCTGGACATCTCCCGCATCGACTCGGGCCGCCTGGAGGTGCGCCGCCAGCCGGTCGACATCTCCACGGCCGTGGGACGCCACGTCCAGGCGCTCACCGCGAACGGGCAGGCCCCGGAGCGGTTCCTGGTCAGTGTGAGCCGACCGCTGCCCGACTTGTGGGCGGACCCGGACAAAATCGACCAGATCCTCGGCAACCTGCTCGAAAATGCGGTGCGCCACGGCGAGGGAACCGTCACCATCGACGTGACGCCGACCAGCTTCGCGAACGCCGCGGGGAAGACCGAGAAGGGAACCGCCGTCACCGTGACCGATGAAGGCCCTGGTATCCCCGAAGAGTCGATGAAGCGCGTCTTCACCCGCTTCTGGCGGGGCAGCAAGCGCGGCGGCACGGGCCTGGGCCTCTACATCGTCAAGGGCATCGTCGAAGCCCACGGCGGCACGATCACGGTCGGCCGCGGCCCCGGCGGCGGCGCCGAGTTCCGATTTATCCTGCCCGTCGGCGCCCCGGCATACCTCACGCAGTAG
- the pheS gene encoding phenylalanine--tRNA ligase subunit alpha, which translates to MSAPNKSYDPVEVEALKPEEIERMRDEALAAFAAAGDLDELREAKTAHMGDRSPLALANREIGALPPQAKATAGKLVGQARGAVNKAFGARTVALEAERDERVLVEEAVDVTLPYDRVPAGARHPLTTLMDRIADIFVAMGYEVAEGPEVEAEWFNFDALNFTPDHPARQMQDTFFVKGPEGTEGDESGVVLRTHTSPVQARSLLERKPPVYIVCPGRVYRTDELDATHTPVFHQVELLAVDEGLTMADLKGTMDHMVQELFGEGTTTRLRPHFFPFTEPSAEMDMQCYVCRGESVGNPDRPCRTCSSEGWIELGGCGMVNPKVLIACGVDPEKYSGFAFGFGIERMLMFRHNVEDMRDMVEGDIRFTRPFGMEI; encoded by the coding sequence ATGTCGGCACCGAACAAGTCGTACGACCCTGTCGAGGTCGAGGCACTGAAACCGGAAGAGATCGAGCGCATGCGGGACGAGGCGCTCGCCGCCTTCGCCGCCGCCGGCGACCTCGACGAACTTCGCGAGGCGAAGACCGCGCACATGGGCGACCGCTCGCCCCTGGCGCTCGCCAACCGAGAGATCGGCGCGCTGCCCCCGCAGGCCAAGGCCACCGCGGGCAAGCTCGTGGGCCAGGCCCGCGGCGCCGTGAACAAGGCGTTCGGGGCCCGCACGGTCGCCCTCGAAGCCGAGCGCGACGAGCGGGTGCTGGTCGAGGAGGCGGTGGACGTCACGCTGCCCTACGACCGCGTGCCCGCCGGCGCCCGGCACCCCCTGACCACGCTGATGGACCGCATCGCGGACATCTTCGTGGCCATGGGGTACGAGGTCGCCGAGGGACCCGAGGTCGAGGCGGAGTGGTTCAACTTCGACGCCCTCAACTTCACGCCCGACCACCCGGCGCGCCAGATGCAGGACACCTTCTTCGTCAAGGGCCCCGAGGGCACCGAAGGCGACGAGTCCGGAGTCGTGCTGCGCACCCACACCTCCCCGGTGCAGGCGCGCTCGCTGCTGGAGCGCAAGCCCCCCGTCTACATCGTGTGCCCGGGGCGGGTGTACCGCACCGACGAGCTCGATGCGACGCACACCCCGGTCTTCCACCAGGTCGAGCTGCTCGCCGTGGACGAGGGCCTGACCATGGCGGACCTCAAGGGCACCATGGACCACATGGTCCAGGAGCTGTTCGGCGAGGGCACCACCACGCGCCTGCGCCCGCACTTCTTCCCCTTCACCGAGCCGTCCGCCGAGATGGACATGCAGTGCTACGTGTGCCGCGGCGAGTCGGTGGGCAACCCCGACCGCCCGTGCCGTACCTGCTCCAGCGAGGGCTGGATCGAACTCGGCGGCTGCGGCATGGTCAACCCGAAGGTGCTCATCGCCTGCGGTGTGGACCCGGAGAAGTACAGCGGGTTCGCCTTCGGCTTCGGCATCGAGCGGATGCTGATGTTCCGCCACAACGTTGAAGACATGCGAGACATGGTCGAGGGTGACATCCGTTTCACCCGGCCGTTCGGGATGGAGATCTGA